The following are from one region of the Natronosporangium hydrolyticum genome:
- a CDS encoding beta-glucosidase, with protein sequence MTPLSTRLTDLLAQLSLEEKVQLVSGADFWSTVPIERIGLRAMVLSDGPAGVRGARWDEREPSLNLPSATALASSWDIELTRRYGAVAAAEARRKGVDVVLGPTINLHRSPLGGRHFEAFSEDPGLTGELAAAYVSGLQAGGVAATPKHYVGNDSETDRLTVDVRVDDRTLREVYLAPFELAVKAGAWAIMSAYNSVNGVTMTEHDLLSSPLGDEWGFDGVVVSDWTAVRSLAAASAAQDLAMPGPAGAWSEKLLAAVREGQVSESDLDRKVLRLLTLAHRVGALDGSAPAQPARFDGVAFARQAAVDGSVLLRNRDELPWDAERLRRVAVIGHNAEVARTQGGGSATVVPERVITPLDGIRAALPDADVAYAIGAIVQEGVAELPLSQLRDPETGEPGLLVSFLDVEGNELLREHRRSSALVWLGGDAPIGESRRLVLRTTYLPETTEEVRLGFASARSGRVYLDGELRLAETPQVDGTDLGAALLSPPSETVPVSFTADVPVEITAEFDLTGSGSLLDRALSVTLGLAPPSTDPDALIAEAVAAAAAAEVAVVVVGTNSRVESEGYDRSDLSLPGRQDDLVRAVAAANPRTVVVVNAGAPVLLPWRNQVAAILVTYFGGQECGTALADLLLGAAEPGGRLPTTWPATMADVPVLNVTPRDGALDYTEGIHIGYRAWLRSGIEPAYPFGFGLGYTGWRFETAQVEGDPSTGDAVVRVVVTNTGQRAGKQVVQVYAERADSAVDRPVRWLVGFAPVWAAGGAATEVAIPLPARAFAHWDGGWRHEPGEFRLRIGSSVVELPLETTIEVKP encoded by the coding sequence ATGACTCCGCTATCGACCCGCCTGACCGACCTGCTCGCCCAGCTGAGCCTCGAGGAGAAGGTGCAGCTCGTCTCCGGGGCGGACTTCTGGTCGACCGTCCCGATCGAACGGATCGGGCTGCGGGCCATGGTGCTCTCCGACGGGCCCGCGGGCGTCCGCGGCGCCCGGTGGGACGAGCGGGAGCCGTCGCTCAACCTGCCCTCGGCCACCGCCCTAGCCTCCTCATGGGACATCGAGCTGACCCGCCGGTACGGGGCGGTGGCGGCGGCGGAGGCCCGGCGCAAGGGCGTCGACGTGGTGCTCGGTCCGACGATCAATCTGCACCGCTCCCCGCTGGGCGGCCGGCACTTCGAGGCGTTCAGCGAGGATCCGGGGCTGACCGGCGAGCTCGCCGCGGCGTACGTGAGCGGGCTGCAGGCGGGCGGCGTCGCCGCCACCCCGAAGCACTACGTCGGCAACGATTCGGAGACCGACCGGCTCACGGTCGACGTACGGGTAGACGACCGGACCCTGCGGGAGGTCTACCTGGCGCCGTTCGAGCTGGCGGTCAAGGCCGGCGCATGGGCGATCATGAGTGCCTACAACTCGGTCAACGGGGTTACGATGACCGAGCACGACCTGCTCAGCTCTCCACTGGGTGACGAGTGGGGCTTCGACGGAGTCGTGGTCAGCGACTGGACCGCGGTGCGCAGCCTCGCCGCCGCCTCCGCCGCGCAGGATCTCGCCATGCCCGGGCCCGCGGGGGCGTGGAGCGAGAAGCTGCTGGCGGCGGTCCGGGAGGGCCAGGTATCAGAGTCCGATCTGGACCGCAAGGTGCTGCGGCTGCTCACGCTGGCGCACCGGGTGGGCGCGCTCGACGGTTCGGCTCCGGCGCAGCCGGCGCGGTTCGACGGCGTCGCCTTCGCCCGGCAGGCCGCGGTCGACGGCAGCGTGCTGCTGCGCAACCGCGACGAGCTGCCGTGGGACGCCGAGCGGCTGCGCCGGGTTGCGGTGATCGGGCACAACGCGGAGGTGGCGCGCACCCAGGGTGGAGGCAGCGCGACCGTGGTGCCGGAACGGGTGATCACCCCGCTGGACGGGATCCGGGCGGCCCTGCCCGACGCCGATGTGGCGTACGCGATCGGGGCGATCGTGCAGGAGGGGGTCGCTGAGTTGCCGCTCTCCCAGCTGCGTGACCCGGAGACCGGTGAGCCGGGACTGCTGGTGAGCTTCCTGGACGTCGAGGGCAACGAACTACTCCGGGAGCACCGCCGGTCGAGCGCGCTGGTCTGGCTCGGTGGCGACGCCCCGATCGGCGAGTCCCGCCGACTGGTGCTGCGGACCACCTATCTGCCGGAGACGACCGAGGAGGTCCGGCTCGGGTTCGCCAGCGCTCGCAGCGGCCGGGTGTACCTCGACGGCGAGCTGCGGCTGGCGGAGACCCCGCAGGTCGACGGAACCGATCTGGGCGCGGCGCTGCTCTCGCCGCCGTCGGAGACGGTGCCGGTCTCGTTCACCGCGGACGTCCCGGTGGAGATCACGGCAGAATTCGATCTGACCGGGAGCGGCTCGCTGCTGGACCGCGCGCTGTCGGTGACTCTCGGGCTAGCGCCGCCGTCGACCGACCCGGACGCGCTCATCGCCGAGGCGGTGGCGGCCGCCGCGGCCGCCGAGGTGGCGGTGGTGGTGGTCGGCACCAACTCCCGGGTGGAGTCGGAGGGCTACGACCGCAGTGACCTTTCGCTGCCGGGGCGCCAGGACGACCTGGTACGGGCGGTGGCCGCCGCCAACCCGCGAACGGTCGTGGTGGTGAACGCTGGAGCACCGGTGCTGCTGCCGTGGCGGAATCAGGTGGCGGCGATCCTGGTCACCTACTTCGGCGGGCAGGAGTGTGGCACGGCGCTGGCGGACCTGTTGCTCGGAGCCGCCGAGCCAGGCGGTCGGCTGCCCACCACCTGGCCCGCCACGATGGCGGACGTGCCGGTCCTGAACGTCACCCCGCGCGACGGTGCGCTCGACTACACCGAAGGCATCCACATCGGATATCGCGCCTGGCTCCGGTCGGGCATCGAACCGGCGTACCCGTTCGGTTTCGGGTTGGGCTACACCGGCTGGCGGTTCGAGACCGCGCAGGTCGAGGGTGATCCGTCGACCGGTGACGCGGTGGTCCGGGTGGTGGTGACCAACACCGGCCAGCGGGCGGGCAAGCAGGTGGTGCAGGTGTACGCCGAGCGGGCGGACTCGGCGGTCGACCGGCCGGTGCGCTGGCTGGTCGGGTTCGCGCCGGTCTGGGCGG
- a CDS encoding GH1 family beta-glucosidase: MTDNDGARLPAGFVWGVATAAYQIEGAVAEGGRGPSIWDTFVRQPDAIFHGDDADRACDHYHRWESDLDLMAELGIPAYRLSLSWARLQPAGSGPLNPEGVEFYRTLIAGCRARGIEPYVTLYHWDLPQPLQDAGGWPDRATAQRFGEYAALVADELGDLAEYWITINEPWCAAFLGHAWGMQAPGHADETEAVRAAHHLLLAHGLALAGFRQRRPAAKVGITNIVSNLAPVTDSPADVRATATVDVRMNRLFLEPVYRGRYGAEVVAEFGGHGLTDDETGDGLVRPGDLALIAAPTDFVGINHYTNTRIQHDPAVAGGVRMIQVAPTPTTFGWSDTPDALREVLLRVARDYSPLPIYVTENGATFADYPTPDGEVRDPERVRYLAGYTAAVAEAVAAGADVRGYFAWSFLDNFEWSHGYSKRFGLVYVDYPSQRRIPKQSAYWYRDFIAHHRTGRNP, from the coding sequence ATGACCGACAACGATGGAGCGCGGCTGCCGGCCGGGTTCGTGTGGGGGGTGGCAACCGCCGCCTACCAGATCGAGGGCGCGGTGGCCGAGGGTGGTCGTGGCCCCAGTATCTGGGACACCTTTGTGCGCCAACCGGACGCCATTTTTCACGGCGACGACGCCGACCGCGCCTGCGACCACTACCACCGCTGGGAGTCCGATCTGGACTTGATGGCCGAGCTTGGTATCCCGGCGTACCGGCTGTCGCTGTCCTGGGCACGGTTGCAGCCGGCCGGGTCGGGTCCGCTGAACCCCGAGGGCGTCGAGTTCTACCGGACACTGATCGCCGGCTGCCGGGCCCGCGGCATCGAGCCCTACGTCACGCTCTACCACTGGGACCTGCCGCAGCCACTGCAGGACGCCGGCGGCTGGCCGGATCGGGCTACCGCACAGCGATTCGGCGAGTACGCCGCGCTCGTCGCCGACGAGCTCGGCGACCTCGCCGAATACTGGATCACCATCAACGAGCCCTGGTGCGCAGCCTTCCTCGGCCACGCCTGGGGGATGCAGGCGCCCGGACATGCCGATGAGACTGAGGCGGTCCGGGCGGCGCACCATCTGCTGCTGGCGCACGGGCTGGCGCTGGCGGGCTTCCGTCAGCGGCGGCCTGCGGCCAAGGTCGGTATTACCAACATCGTCAGTAACCTGGCGCCGGTCACCGACTCGCCCGCGGATGTCCGGGCCACCGCCACCGTTGACGTCCGGATGAACCGGCTGTTTCTCGAACCGGTCTACCGTGGCCGGTACGGCGCGGAGGTGGTGGCGGAATTCGGTGGCCACGGGCTCACCGACGACGAGACCGGCGACGGGCTGGTCCGCCCCGGTGACCTCGCGCTGATCGCCGCCCCCACCGACTTCGTCGGGATCAACCATTACACCAACACCCGGATCCAGCACGACCCGGCGGTGGCCGGTGGGGTCCGGATGATCCAGGTCGCGCCGACACCGACCACTTTCGGCTGGTCGGACACGCCCGACGCGCTGCGGGAGGTGCTGCTGCGGGTCGCCCGCGACTACTCCCCGCTGCCGATCTACGTCACCGAGAACGGCGCCACCTTCGCCGACTACCCGACCCCCGACGGCGAGGTCCGCGACCCGGAACGGGTCCGTTATCTCGCCGGCTACACCGCCGCGGTCGCCGAGGCGGTGGCCGCTGGCGCGGATGTCCGCGGCTACTTCGCCTGGTCGTTCCTGGACAACTTTGAATGGTCGCACGGTTATTCGAAGCGGTTCGGCCTGGTCTACGTCGACTATCCCAGCCAGCGGCGGATCCCGAAACAGAGCGCCTACTGGTATCGCGACTTCATCGCCCACCACCGGACTGGAAGGAACCCATGA
- a CDS encoding ATP-binding cassette domain-containing protein has translation MTEPLLDIRDLTVAYPGKGFRAPGIRILDGVSLDIRAGETVALVGESGSGKTTLGRAVLGLAPVTGGQIEYRGRDIVHLSRRQRRSLSSEIQVVFQDPYSSLNPAMTVTQILTEPLTARGVARDTARGRVAELLDQVHLPADAGRRLPREFSGGQRQRIAIARALALDPALIVCDEPVSALDLSTQARVLDLLIEIQQRTGVAYLFISHDLAVVRHISHRVAVMYRGEIVEWGDGDQVTSEPEHPYTQRLFMAIPVPDPDEQAQRRADRHRLVAVQAEADEQAGAGFGVTDQWEYS, from the coding sequence ATGACCGAGCCCCTGCTCGACATCCGCGATCTCACGGTCGCGTACCCCGGTAAGGGGTTCCGGGCCCCCGGCATCAGAATCCTTGATGGAGTGTCGCTCGACATCCGGGCGGGTGAGACCGTCGCGCTGGTCGGCGAGTCAGGCTCGGGAAAGACCACCCTGGGCCGCGCGGTGCTGGGGCTGGCGCCGGTCACCGGTGGGCAGATCGAGTACCGCGGGCGGGACATTGTCCACCTGTCCCGCCGGCAGCGGCGGTCACTGAGCAGTGAGATCCAGGTGGTCTTCCAGGACCCTTACAGTTCCCTGAATCCGGCGATGACCGTCACCCAGATCCTCACCGAGCCACTTACTGCCCGTGGGGTCGCCCGGGACACGGCCCGCGGCCGGGTGGCGGAGCTGCTCGACCAGGTGCATCTGCCCGCCGACGCCGGCCGGCGCCTGCCGCGGGAGTTCAGCGGCGGGCAGCGGCAGCGCATCGCCATCGCCCGGGCGCTCGCGCTGGACCCGGCGCTGATCGTCTGCGACGAACCGGTCTCCGCGCTGGACCTGTCCACCCAGGCCCGGGTGCTCGACCTGCTGATCGAGATCCAGCAGCGCACCGGCGTGGCGTACCTGTTCATCTCGCACGATCTCGCGGTGGTGCGGCACATCAGTCACCGGGTAGCGGTCATGTACCGGGGCGAGATCGTCGAGTGGGGAGACGGGGACCAGGTGACGTCCGAGCCCGAGCACCCCTACACCCAGCGGCTGTTCATGGCGATCCCGGTGCCGGACCCGGACGAGCAGGCACAGCGCCGCGCCGACCGGCACCGGCTGGTGGCCGTGCAGGCGGAGGCGGACGAGCAGGCCGGCGCCGGTTTCGGGGTCACCGACCAGTGGGAGTATTCATGA
- a CDS encoding dipeptide/oligopeptide/nickel ABC transporter permease/ATP-binding protein, which produces MSSADPSVVNPPAAAPIVRGSLLRRLVGNPTAVIALGFLAVVAVVAVLGARLAPYDPNHASLQRILRSPGGEHLLGTDGSGRDVFSRLLAATQISVAAALLALGVALVLGVAGGLLAGYYGGWFDTVSSWLTSLIMALPGIVILLAARAVVGPSVWMAMAIFGVLLSPAFFRLVYAAVTAVRNELYVDAARVSGLSDARIIGRHILVVVRAPIIIQSAIVTGIAIAIQSGLEFLGLGDLSVPTWGSMLNEGFQNIYREPMLMLWPSLAIGLTTIALALLANAMRDALERVGVRPQRRRSPAATAAPAAAATPVAAGEAPVAHPADPAEREPGTPPLLRITGLRIGYDQPDGSVVEVLHGIDLEVGRGEVHGLVGESGSGKTQTAFGVLGLLSDGGRVLDGSIQLDGVELAGAGEREYVRVRGRTIAYVPQEPMSNLDPGFTIGSQLVEPLRVTLGMSKRAATAHALELLHRVGIPEPRRTFAAYAHEISGGMAQRVLIAGAVATDPQLLIADEPTTALDVTVQAEVLDLLRDLQAERQMAMLLVTHNFGVVADLCDQVSVMQAGQIVETGPVRAIFHEAAHPYTSSLLAAILDGGEARGPLAATDPKDGAR; this is translated from the coding sequence GTGAGCAGCGCCGATCCGAGTGTGGTCAACCCACCGGCCGCCGCCCCGATCGTCCGGGGGTCGCTGCTGCGCCGGCTGGTCGGCAATCCGACGGCGGTGATCGCGCTCGGGTTCCTCGCGGTGGTCGCGGTGGTGGCGGTCCTCGGCGCCCGACTGGCACCGTACGACCCTAACCACGCGTCGTTGCAGCGGATCCTGCGCTCGCCGGGCGGGGAGCACCTGCTCGGCACCGACGGCTCCGGCCGTGATGTCTTCTCCCGGCTGCTCGCCGCTACCCAGATCAGCGTGGCTGCGGCGCTGCTCGCGCTCGGGGTCGCGCTGGTCCTCGGCGTCGCGGGCGGCCTGCTCGCCGGCTACTACGGAGGCTGGTTCGACACCGTCTCGTCCTGGCTCACCAGCCTGATCATGGCGCTGCCGGGGATTGTCATCCTGCTCGCCGCGCGGGCGGTGGTGGGACCGTCGGTGTGGATGGCGATGGCGATCTTCGGAGTGCTGCTCTCGCCGGCCTTCTTCCGGTTGGTGTACGCCGCGGTCACGGCGGTGCGCAACGAGCTGTACGTGGACGCCGCCCGCGTCTCCGGGCTCAGCGACGCCCGCATCATCGGCCGGCACATCCTGGTCGTCGTCCGGGCGCCGATCATCATCCAGTCCGCGATCGTCACCGGCATCGCGATCGCGATCCAGTCCGGACTGGAGTTCCTGGGCCTCGGGGACCTCTCGGTGCCGACCTGGGGCAGCATGCTCAACGAGGGTTTCCAGAACATCTATCGGGAACCGATGCTGATGCTGTGGCCGTCGCTGGCCATCGGCCTGACCACGATCGCGCTGGCGCTGCTGGCAAACGCTATGCGCGACGCGCTCGAACGGGTCGGTGTCCGTCCGCAGCGTCGCCGGTCCCCGGCGGCGACCGCGGCTCCGGCAGCGGCTGCGACTCCGGTGGCGGCGGGTGAAGCGCCGGTGGCGCATCCGGCGGACCCGGCGGAGCGGGAACCTGGCACCCCGCCGCTGCTGCGGATCACCGGGCTGCGGATCGGCTACGACCAGCCGGACGGCAGCGTGGTCGAGGTCCTCCACGGGATCGACCTGGAGGTCGGCCGCGGTGAGGTGCACGGCCTGGTCGGCGAGTCGGGGTCGGGCAAGACCCAGACCGCCTTCGGCGTGCTCGGCCTGCTCTCCGACGGCGGCCGGGTGCTCGATGGGTCGATCCAGCTAGACGGGGTCGAGCTGGCCGGCGCCGGGGAGCGGGAGTACGTCCGGGTCCGTGGCCGCACGATCGCCTACGTACCGCAGGAGCCCATGAGCAACCTCGACCCGGGCTTCACCATCGGCAGCCAGTTGGTGGAGCCGCTTCGGGTGACTCTGGGGATGTCGAAGCGGGCGGCCACTGCCCACGCGCTGGAGCTGCTCCACCGGGTCGGGATTCCGGAGCCGCGGCGCACCTTCGCGGCGTACGCGCACGAGATCTCCGGTGGGATGGCCCAGCGGGTGCTCATCGCCGGCGCTGTCGCCACGGATCCACAGCTGCTCATCGCCGACGAACCAACCACCGCGCTCGACGTCACGGTGCAGGCCGAGGTGCTCGACCTGCTGCGGGACCTGCAGGCCGAACGGCAGATGGCGATGCTGCTGGTGACCCACAACTTCGGCGTGGTGGCAGACCTCTGCGACCAGGTCTCGGTGATGCAGGCGGGCCAGATCGTGGAGACCGGACCGGTGCGGGCGATCTTCCACGAGGCCGCGCACCCCTACACCAGCTCGCTGCTGGCGGCGATCCTGGACGGCGGCGAGGCGCGTGGCCCGCTGGCCGCCACCGACCCGAAGGACGGTGCCCGATGA
- a CDS encoding ABC transporter permease codes for MFRFILRRLVAGAVLLFVITTVAYTLLYAGGGDIARRLLGQNATQEQVERRAADLGLDRPLWEQYADWLAGAASGDLGRSWFTGQLVATGVTSRLAVTLSLVLGATLIAAVLAVVLGVLAAVRGGWVDRFVQFFSVLGFAIPGFLIALGLVLVFAINLGLFRATGYVPLSSSVTGWLASVTLPVIALSISAIAAVAQQVRGSVLDALRRDYVRTLRSRGLSFRRVVYKHVLRNAGGPALSVLAVQFIGLLGGAVIVEQVFAIPGLGQLAVSATTAGDIPVVMGVVLASAIIVVAVNLAIDLLQAFLNPKVRLS; via the coding sequence TTGTTCCGATTCATCCTGCGCCGGTTAGTCGCGGGCGCCGTCCTGCTCTTCGTCATCACCACCGTGGCGTACACCCTGCTCTACGCTGGCGGTGGGGACATCGCCCGCCGGCTGCTCGGCCAGAACGCCACCCAGGAACAGGTCGAACGCAGAGCCGCCGACCTGGGCCTGGACCGGCCACTGTGGGAGCAGTACGCCGACTGGCTCGCCGGAGCGGCCTCCGGCGACCTGGGCCGATCCTGGTTCACCGGCCAACTGGTCGCCACCGGCGTCACCAGTAGGCTGGCGGTCACCCTTTCGCTCGTTCTCGGGGCGACGTTGATCGCGGCGGTGCTGGCGGTCGTGCTCGGTGTCCTGGCGGCGGTACGGGGCGGCTGGGTCGACCGGTTCGTGCAGTTCTTCTCCGTACTCGGGTTCGCGATCCCGGGCTTCCTGATCGCACTCGGCCTGGTCCTGGTCTTCGCGATCAATCTGGGCCTGTTCCGGGCGACCGGCTACGTACCCCTGTCGAGCTCGGTCACCGGCTGGCTGGCCTCGGTCACGCTGCCGGTGATCGCGCTGTCGATCAGCGCCATCGCGGCGGTGGCGCAACAGGTCCGGGGTTCGGTCCTCGACGCGCTGCGCCGCGACTACGTCCGGACCCTGCGTAGCCGCGGGCTCAGCTTCCGTCGCGTGGTCTACAAGCACGTGCTGCGCAACGCTGGCGGACCCGCGCTGTCGGTGCTCGCGGTCCAGTTCATCGGCCTGCTGGGCGGCGCGGTGATCGTGGAGCAGGTCTTCGCGATTCCCGGGCTGGGTCAGCTCGCGGTCTCGGCGACGACCGCCGGTGACATTCCCGTCGTCATGGGGGTGGTGCTGGCCAGCGCGATCATCGTGGTCGCCGTCAACCTGGCGATCGACCTCCTGCAGGCGTTCCTCAACCCGAAGGTGAGGCTGTCGTGA
- a CDS encoding ABC transporter substrate-binding protein, which produces MLGKRSTVSLAVAGLLVAAGCGGDTEASEGGGGTLTLGAIVAPATFDPSGSEWGNRAPYYQAVFDTLLLAGSSGEIEPFLATDWSYNDDGTELTLTLREDVEFTDGSALTAEVVKQNLERFQTGDSPDAGYLAGVEEIEAVAEHTVEIRMAAPDPAFLNYLTRDAGLVASAESFDSPDIDTHPIGSGPYLLDPGATVTGTSYVYTRNPDYWNPDVQHYDELIIRVFEEPTAALNALRAGEANGVKLVNNDNLAEVEAAGWTIEANELDFHGLLLLDREGTMNEALGDVRVRQALNYAFDREAMLTALQDGNGNITTQVFPPASEAFDPELDSAYPYDPERARELLDEAGYADGLTLSMPTSAVLGSTTFTLVEQQLTDIGVTVEYTDPGSDYIAELLAPNFPLAYMALEQNPDWQLAQFMIAPSAVFNPFGAEDPAIDSFLERIQFGDEQEQAVAARELNAYLVEQAWFAPLYRVQGSYAVDPDTTVEMLPTNAYPSIYDIRPNS; this is translated from the coding sequence ATGTTAGGTAAGAGATCCACCGTCTCCCTCGCGGTCGCCGGGCTGCTGGTCGCCGCGGGCTGCGGCGGAGACACCGAGGCATCCGAGGGTGGCGGTGGCACGCTCACCCTCGGCGCGATCGTAGCCCCCGCGACGTTTGACCCATCCGGCAGCGAGTGGGGCAACCGTGCCCCCTACTACCAGGCCGTCTTCGACACTCTTCTGCTCGCCGGTTCGTCCGGGGAGATCGAGCCCTTCCTCGCCACCGACTGGTCGTACAACGACGACGGCACGGAGCTGACCCTCACCCTGCGTGAGGATGTCGAGTTCACCGACGGTTCGGCGCTGACCGCCGAGGTCGTCAAGCAGAACCTTGAGCGGTTCCAGACTGGAGACTCACCCGACGCCGGCTACCTCGCCGGGGTCGAGGAGATCGAGGCCGTGGCAGAACACACCGTGGAGATCCGCATGGCGGCCCCGGACCCGGCCTTCCTGAACTACCTCACCCGCGACGCCGGTCTGGTGGCCAGCGCCGAGTCCTTCGACAGCCCGGACATCGACACCCACCCGATCGGTTCCGGCCCCTACCTGCTCGACCCTGGCGCGACCGTCACCGGCACGAGCTACGTCTACACCCGGAACCCTGACTACTGGAACCCCGATGTCCAGCACTACGACGAACTCATCATCCGGGTCTTCGAGGAGCCGACGGCTGCGCTCAACGCGCTGCGGGCGGGCGAGGCGAACGGCGTCAAGCTGGTCAACAACGACAACCTGGCCGAGGTTGAGGCGGCGGGCTGGACGATCGAGGCCAACGAGCTCGACTTCCACGGACTCCTTCTGCTGGACCGCGAGGGGACGATGAACGAGGCGCTCGGCGACGTCCGGGTGCGGCAGGCGCTCAACTACGCCTTCGATCGGGAGGCGATGCTAACGGCGCTGCAGGACGGCAACGGCAACATCACCACGCAGGTGTTCCCGCCCGCCTCCGAGGCGTTCGACCCGGAGCTGGACAGCGCCTACCCCTACGACCCGGAGCGGGCCCGCGAACTGCTCGACGAGGCGGGTTACGCCGATGGGCTCACCCTGTCGATGCCGACTTCGGCGGTGCTGGGATCGACCACTTTCACCCTGGTGGAGCAGCAGCTCACCGACATCGGGGTCACCGTGGAGTACACCGACCCGGGCTCCGACTACATCGCCGAGCTGCTGGCGCCGAACTTCCCACTGGCGTACATGGCGCTGGAGCAGAACCCCGACTGGCAGCTTGCCCAGTTCATGATCGCGCCGAGCGCGGTCTTCAACCCGTTCGGGGCCGAGGACCCCGCCATCGACTCGTTCCTTGAGCGGATCCAGTTCGGCGACGAGCAGGAGCAGGCGGTCGCTGCTCGGGAGCTCAACGCTTACCTGGTCGAACAGGCCTGGTTCGCGCCGCTCTACCGGGTCCAGGGCAGCTACGCCGTCGACCCGGACACGACCGTGGAGATGCTGCCGACCAACGCGTACCCCTCGATCTACGACATCCGGCCGAACAGCTAA
- a CDS encoding TetR/AcrR family transcriptional regulator produces the protein MDTVEEAPGPRRNRRRGPYAKTEQKRREILDSALEVFAKSGYRAGSLREVAERVGMSEAGLLHHFPNKSALLSAVLRRRDEHTMSIVPVEDDDPVAALKGLVELAAYNASRPGVVELYCVLSAEATTPDHPAHSYFVERYAWVRKRLSRTFQLLQQQGSLHPGVSPESAARSTIAVMDGLQLQWLLDRDSLDMAEEFRRHLDSLVTFELG, from the coding sequence ATGGACACCGTCGAGGAGGCGCCGGGCCCCCGCCGCAACCGGCGTCGAGGCCCGTACGCCAAGACGGAACAGAAGAGGCGTGAGATCCTGGACAGCGCGTTGGAGGTGTTCGCCAAATCGGGCTATCGAGCCGGCTCACTGCGAGAAGTCGCCGAGCGCGTCGGGATGAGCGAAGCCGGGCTGCTTCATCACTTCCCCAACAAGAGCGCGCTGCTCTCGGCCGTGCTCCGTCGCCGCGACGAGCACACGATGTCGATCGTCCCGGTGGAGGACGACGACCCGGTCGCCGCCCTCAAGGGCCTGGTGGAACTCGCCGCCTACAACGCCTCGCGCCCCGGCGTGGTCGAGCTCTACTGTGTCTTGTCGGCCGAGGCCACCACTCCCGACCACCCCGCGCACTCGTACTTCGTCGAGCGGTATGCCTGGGTCCGGAAGCGACTGTCCCGCACGTTTCAGCTCCTGCAACAGCAGGGTAGCCTGCACCCCGGGGTCAGCCCGGAGAGCGCGGCCCGCTCCACTATCGCGGTGATGGACGGGCTCCAGCTTCAGTGGCTACTCGACCGCGACTCGCTCGACATGGCCGAGGAGTTTCGCCGCCACCTCGACTCGCTGGTGACCTTCGAGCTGGGCTGA
- a CDS encoding metal-sulfur cluster assembly factor — MTEPATTTPGQADDTVNESTQAPASAATGAATALASSAEVEEAMKDVVDPELGINVVDLGLLYGVHVDQDNVATLDLTLTSAACPLTDVIEDQTRSALTGGPGGGVVSDYRINWVWMPPWGPDKITDDGREQLRALGFNV, encoded by the coding sequence ATGACCGAACCAGCGACCACGACCCCCGGCCAGGCCGACGACACGGTGAACGAGTCGACTCAGGCACCGGCGAGCGCCGCTACCGGGGCGGCCACGGCGCTGGCCTCGAGCGCTGAGGTCGAGGAGGCGATGAAGGACGTCGTCGACCCCGAGCTCGGGATCAACGTCGTCGACCTCGGCCTGCTCTACGGTGTCCACGTGGACCAGGACAACGTGGCGACCCTGGATCTGACCCTCACCTCGGCGGCGTGCCCGCTGACCGACGTGATCGAGGACCAGACCCGGTCGGCGCTGACCGGCGGCCCCGGTGGCGGAGTCGTCTCCGACTACCGGATCAACTGGGTGTGGATGCCCCCGTGGGGCCCCGACAAGATCACCGACGACGGCCGGGAACAGCTGCGGGCCCTCGGCTTCAACGTCTGA
- the sufU gene encoding Fe-S cluster assembly sulfur transfer protein SufU — MQLDELYQEIILDHWKHPRGRGLREPFGAESHQVNPTCGDEVTLRVRLDGGTVADVSYEGDGCSISQASTSVLHELVQGRPLAEVLRVHEAFAELMGGRGQIEPDEDVLGDAVAFAGVAQYPARIKCALLAWVAFKDATARAQAGTVETTGGAQ; from the coding sequence ATGCAACTCGACGAGCTTTACCAGGAGATAATCCTGGATCACTGGAAACACCCCCGCGGCCGAGGCTTGCGGGAACCCTTCGGCGCGGAGTCGCACCAGGTCAACCCGACCTGCGGTGACGAGGTGACGCTGCGGGTGCGGCTCGACGGCGGCACCGTGGCCGACGTCTCGTACGAGGGGGATGGTTGTTCGATCAGCCAGGCCTCCACCAGTGTCCTGCACGAGCTGGTGCAGGGGCGGCCGTTGGCCGAAGTGCTACGGGTGCATGAGGCGTTCGCGGAGCTGATGGGCGGGCGAGGCCAGATCGAGCCCGACGAAGACGTGCTCGGCGACGCGGTCGCCTTCGCCGGCGTGGCGCAGTATCCTGCCCGGATCAAGTGCGCGCTGCTGGCGTGGGTGGCGTTCAAGGACGCGACGGCCCGTGCTCAGGCAGGTACCGTCGAGACGACAGGAGGTGCGCAATGA